From the genome of Poecilia reticulata strain Guanapo linkage group LG22, Guppy_female_1.0+MT, whole genome shotgun sequence:
ACCTTTCTGTTTGAAGATTCTGTCACAATAATTGGTCCCTGGgtctttgagaaaataaacaaaaaatgtctctgGTGGGTCACGTTTCAGATAAATAACTTGATACAATGTGTTGCCAAAAGTATTCAGATGCTCACCATGACGTTTACGTCAATTTAAATAGTTCCCCCACGCATGTAAGATCTAACGACCAACTCCTCTAGAAACTATTCCCACAAGGTTTAAGAGTGTGTTTATGGAAATATTTGACCTTTATTTCAagagaacatttctgaggtCATTCCCAATGGTCTGCTTCTCGGTCTTCACTCTAATTCATTTCCAAATGAGCTCTATCAGGTTTAAGTCAATGCTCTTTTCAGGCCAGTCAAGTACCTCTACACCAAACTCACTAATGTACATGgatcttatttttgctttggtgGCGGTGAAACTGGAATGGGAAAGCATTCAAATATGCTTGTATTCTGCAGCACGGAGAGGACCTTCAATGGACCTAATGGGGTTGTTCCTCAGCCCCATTCCTGAGGAACAACCACACACCATAATACCCCCACCACCAATATTTATACATGGCACAAAGCAAGCAAGTACCATTCTCTTAGCAACTGGCAAACCCAAACTCATCCAATGGCAAAGAAACCTTCTAGATCTTCCCCACTCAGACCATCTCCTAGGATCAATTCCAGAtttaacaaacacaattttcacTTGGGTTATTTTGAATACAGACCCACACACATCAGATCCTTCCTATTTATTCTGCAGGGCATCctaaaaggaaacacaaagttGAAGGAATCCTCTCTTTTCTTGTACAGCTTTTCAACAAACTGGGATTCTTGAAGTGTCTGGTCTGCTTTGGCCttttggatgtgtgtgtgttgcagatcTGAACTTCAGATTTACGGAGGTTCAGATTTACAGTGTGGCAAATCTGGGTGGTGACTTCACATCCAGGTCCAGCAATGTGCTGGAAGGCATGTAAATATGATTAATAGAGCAAATTAGCCACTGTCAAGCAGAGATTTTCCAGTCCATCAGCTGCATGCTTTACACCACTACATCCGAAGGTTTTACTATGTACTTGGACAGAGGTTCTCATCCACGGAAACCCATTCCTTGAAAGCGTCTAAACACTGTTCTTGAGCTACTCTGAAGGGCCCACGAAGCCTAGAGGAAGAGATTGACTCTTCAAGATAGGTGGCAACTTGTACACACTATGAGcctgattttatgattttatgttgTCTCCTCAAAACTGTTCCCACTTTGTTCTGATGCCCCAAACAACTGACTTTTGCACAAGCAGGATTCTATCGCTGTACTACACTTAACTTCACAGACATCCTGAGACTGCTCTAGAAATATTTGCACATGCAGTCAGCTGCCTCGGTGTGGCCATGGAGGTGTTTGGAACAAATGAAATCAAGGACTTGGAGGTTTGTCTTAATGCTTTTGGCAATATAGTGAATtcattcaaagttttttttatttatttctgtgacAAGTCTGTGGTATAAAAAAGCAGAATCAGACGCGGACCAACAGGGAGTTCTGGCAGTAGTAGAGGTGTGCATGCCTTCTGCAGGTGAGTACATAAATACTTCCTCATTCATGTCATACCCTGACACAAATCAGTCAAGgcagacattttcattttctctgctggCAACAATTGCTGCCTGCCACTCACCAGCCCGCCTTGGAAAGGAAGTAACTCTAGTGACGTGCCTTGtacaaacacagagaagagatACGGGAACATCTGTTGCTGTGTGGGCAAAATTTGACCCTTTTCAACACAGTGAGAAACGTCGGGAGTTGATGTTCATTTTGGTGAGGCCTAGGTGTTTCAGAGGCGTGGAGAGAGCAAAGGCGGCCTTCATGGGGATGTCGCACAGTAGGTCCGACTCCTCCTCGCACTCCTCCAACTCGTAAGTGGCATCATCCAGCATCTCCTTGTGACGGTGGCACACCTGCTCCACTTTCAGCCGGTGGATCTCCCCACGAAGGCGGATCAGCTGCCGGGCCAGTCGGTTGTCTTGGACTTGCATCTCCCTCTGggcagtgaggaaaaaaaagtgggaaagTGGGGTGAGACGTAAGAAATCAGTAGTTTTATCTCTGTAGAAAGAGTGTagggtaaaatgtttttgataaaaaaagggtatttttttgtattcattaaCCACCAATAACTCTGATAGTGTGTGACAGCTAGTCACTGTAGTTATAAACTTAGTTtcattctaaaatattttttctcatatAAGAAACATAAATGCCTTCAGAAATGTTGGTATATTTCGCAGATTGTTGCAAATAGTCAAtgctaaaaaacataaataaaaaactgaggGCAGACTCCACATTTGATCACTTATTTAAAACTCATATGTTCACTTGTGccaaactgaaattatttgcatttggATGGTTCCAGGTAAGGGCTGTGAGAAAACAGGCATCATATTGTTTCACAAGGTGTTTGTTTAAACAGAGTTAAACATGTCATCATTCATGCTTTCCTTGAAATGAGAAAGGCATTCATGCAGACACCGAGGAGATGATCATCTACCTTACAGTGAAgctttcctcctctctcctgaCTTGATCAGATTTTGGTTTTACAGGGCTGAGAATTAGCTGGAAATCATTCATGTCAAGTTGCAATAAGTTAGTTAAACATAAACCCAACTCACCAGCTCTTTTCTCAGAAACTCCAGCGCATCATCAATGGTGTCGAAGCCGCATATGTTGCGCACAACAAGCTCTGAGTTGTCGTTTCTCAAAATCGCGGGCATGGAAACGTC
Proteins encoded in this window:
- the fam167b gene encoding protein FAM167A, translated to MDFKELGADCSEGETEDLDSVKALTEKLKLQTRRPSYLEWQERLQSRPWTDRSPADCPDSAEGDVSMPAILRNDNSELVVRNICGFDTIDDALEFLRKELREMQVQDNRLARQLIRLRGEIHRLKVEQVCHRHKEMLDDATYELEECEEESDLLCDIPMKAAFALSTPLKHLGLTKMNINSRRFSLC